Within Spinacia oleracea cultivar Varoflay chromosome 4, BTI_SOV_V1, whole genome shotgun sequence, the genomic segment GGGTCCTAAACGGtgaaaaaatcaaaaagttGGACTCTAACCTTTGTCTTAATTTATTGTTTGAGTGATAGTATGGTTAACGTTGAGTTAAACTATGGTTAACTGGCCGGAAAATGAACATGAGtccccaaaaggtgaaaaaaaaaagttgaggtCCTAAAGGGTGAAAAAACCAAAAGGTTGGACCCCAACCTTTAGCTTAACTCTTGACAATGCATATATTAACTCTATTTTGAGTCAGGTTAGGTCACTCGTAATCGGCTCTATAAATGAATTTAATCCTagacaataattaaataatttgttTGTATTTTTGCCAATCACTTCCTTGGTCAATTTATAAGTATTGCtatctttttttaatttattttgaagAGATATTAGATCAATGAGAGAAGATGCAGCCAATGAATAAAgagtaaaaaaagaaaaaaccgaAATGATTGTCCTAAAGAAAAACCATAAGAAGAAGCAAGGCAGGTGGGTGGGTGCATAATTAAATAGGTCACCGCCATGAATGAACCCATAATTCAATTTTGTATTCATTCCAAAATATGGAACCCACATTTTCCAACCATTCTCAATTTTAAATCCAGTACGATCTCAATGGGACCCAAATATCCCCCATCCAAATAGCAACAGACACCCTCTTCTGATGCACAAAAGATCAATCACATTTTGAGTTTTTGACATTTCATTTCTCACAAAACAATACAATAAAATACAgttaacacaaattcttataaaaGACAATATGATAGGAGACTAGTTGTACTCTTATTATACTGTAACACACTAATCGGCCCTTAAAGTAAAAGACAGCCAGTCTGATAGGAGACTAGTTGTACGTACTCTTATTACATTATAAGACACTAATCGGCCCTTAAACCAAACCACACCCCGGGGGTGTGCAACTACAAGAAGCAATACTGAGTACATGGATCAAGTATACAAACTCACAAAAAGCAAGACAGAATTTATATATTACAGACAAACTCATGACAGTAACTAAGTAAACCACTAAGAGATCACTTTAAGACAAGGTTGGctgagaaagaaagaaagaaagaaagaaagaacaaaagagGGGGGCCTCTTAAAAGAAATGAAAGCTCAACAAggctgaaatgaaagagaaGGAAGAGTGGGGGGCCTTTTTAACTTAATGCGCATGCACCTTATGAAGCCATATTAGTCTCTTTCTTCCTTCAAATCCCAGGGTCCCTTCCCTGGTCATTTTCCAGCACAACCCAACAGCACTAGTCATCTCCCATGCGTTCAAATCTCAAGACTTTTTGTTCGTCCCAAAAGGTATTACTACTCATTGACAATGAAAGAGGCCTCATTTCGCGCTACCATGAAAACCACCACTGAGCCACATATCTCACCCACCAATGCACACTCTTGAATTGCAATGCGTTTATTAGGCAATTATGTACAATCCCAGCAGAAGAAAAAGTAAGTATAACATCAAATAAGGAACTACTTACAAGCTTGAGTTCCTAACTCTGGCTTCGAATGTATGACTCGGAGGATGTTCAATTTAAAGGTTGGTAGGAGCTCGAGCTATCTGGGTCTTCTGATGACATTGTCTCAGCATTGTACTTCAAACCTTTTAGATAGCTTATTGCTTTATCCAGGATAACTAATGGATCCTTGCTCTTCAAATCAGGAATTATACTCTCAAGGACTCTTAATGTATCATGGATTTTATCCTTTCTAGGTCTCTTGCTTCCAATCGTAGGCCACATCATTCTCTCATTCATGAAATCCCCGTCATTGGATTTGACGCCCTCATAATATACTGGACTTTCTCGTACTCCACCTTTCTGTCGCTTTGAACATCTTTCTAAACTACCCACTTCATTATCTAAATCTTTTTCACACTCTTGTTCCTCTTGCTTCTCACAATCTCTCATCTCTTTGGCCAATGGGGAGTGACCACTGCTcacttcatcatcatcatcttcttcacaatcacaatcatcatcatcatccaagccatcatcatcatcatcatcatcctcagaATAAAGCAACGCATTAATTTCTTCAGTGTCCTCCCGCATTTCACTGATTTCATCGATGATTTCATTCTCACCTGACTCTTCACATAAAGCATGTGTCTTAGTCCAAGCTTGTTCAGCTATTTTTCCTTGTTTTTCAGCAACATATTGGTGGTATGCACCAAATGACTCTTCAGCTGGAAGATTCCAAGCAGGACTAGCAGGTACGGGAGTTGTTAGATTCTCCGCCCGAGGACACAGGGAACTAAAGATTAGCCTCGTTTCATTTCCAGAACGGTCAAAGATGAGATACTTCTTCTGTTGAGCACAAGGTAATTCGCATGTTGATGGTTTCTCATCAAGTCTAGCTGGAAACACAGGATTTTGTTCTCCGTGACATTGATTTTGAGTAAGTTGATGGGGAACAGGTTTTTGTATTGAGCCAGTACCTTCAATTGTATGGCCTCTTTCGGGAAATCCAGAATACCCGAATCCATTCAAACCCAAGTTTGACGAAACCCTACAAGGGTTTATAGAAGCAGGCAAAAACTCGTGTTGCCTGTGTTCAACGGGTGCAATCATACGGTTTCTGAAAACAGATGATTCCGAAGGAAAATGTTGCTGCCAAAGCCAAGAGCTGCTCAGCTCAACCATTAAACTGAAAAAATCAcctatttttggaaagagagAGTTTAATATGTATCACACAAACCAAATGGCATTTTTTTGTTTGAGAATGGCAAAAAAAGATTTGATACTAACCGATATTATAGATGCTTCAATACGATATATTCAGCCTCTCCCTCAAGAATACAatatagaagaaaaaaaagcgAAATATTCAGCAGAAAACAAACAACGCCTAGTGCAAATCCAATCTACGTTATAGGTTTAAGCAATTGACGGAAGTATTCGGCCTGCAAGCAACAAGAAATGAATTGCATCATTATCTGCCATAGCAAAGAGAAAATAACATTGCCAAATTTTGAGAAGGAAAGTTGTTAACATAAATACCTGGCAATCCTGCAAAAGTTGATAACAAGCTATAATTCTAACTATGATGGTTGCTTTTCCCGCAATTCCATTCTCATGCTTCAATGCCCGAAATCTTGACTGGCTTGCTCCTTGACACACCATAACTACTACTAAAACCTTTCTGATAATACcctcaaaatcaaacaatatacGACCACCAGTACGATTAAGGAAGATGAAAACTTAGGAAATAAAAGAGGCTGAATTACTGAAGGAAAGTGGTACCTAAGGAATATTTAAGTGGAAAAAGGCTAGCTAAAATACTGACAATTAAGGAAAACAGAGAGATACTACAAGTTCTAAACTAGTTCAACTCTatatctttacttagatttagaTGATAATGTACCAGAACCAGGGGACAGTGGCGACGTGGTTGGAACCCATGGTAAATTAGGGGAAAACACTTGAAGATATATTAAAGACTAACGGCAAAGGGCGAGAAACTTTACAGGATAACCTTACAGTACAAGTTTAAAGAAATAACACAGCGATTAACATCAATCGAACAGCAGAACCAAAGCATGCTGTTTCTTCCCTATCCCCAAGTTTGCGAAATAACTACACCTAGATACTTAAAGatcctgcaaaaaaaaaaaaaaaaaaacagcaggAAATTAACAAGCTATGATTCTTTTTGTAAATCACAGACTGACAGTCAAAGAACCCACAACAATAACAAATAGTATGAATTCCAATCGAAAGGGAAGCAAAAGAGCTAAGATTTATCATATGACACATCATAACAAATAAAATGAATTCCAATCGAAAGGGAATCGAGAGCTAAGATTTATCATATGACCAGTGTGATTTCCGCCACTGGAGGCTTCTTGGGAGGTCCATATGTACCAACCTTATCATCAACCACCCTAGGTGAGCTAAGGAGGTCATAACTCATAACAAAGCATCATGGTAAAAACTAAATAAGCCACAATGTATAATTCAATCTCAAATTTTCCTGAAGAAACACCAGATTTCACATACTACAACTAACTAATGAAGTAATGATGCTACAAATTTAGAAGCTGCAATAAACATACCAAGAATGACAAAAATTACCCTGTACTCACTTTACTGTCTTCCTAATTGGAAAATTATACAGTCGAAACCCACACACCAAAATTCAATGGGACTCCAGTCTTTTTCTTGTGTATCATTTTAATCACCAAAACCCTAATCCTCAAAAATCACTAGCAAATGTTTAAGATTAAGGGTacatcaaaacaaaaaaacaaaaaattcctTTCTGATGAAAAATTCAGGGATTAATTAGCAAAACATACATGGGTGTTTAACAATTCAGTAAATGTTTTACTTCTTCAGCTACAATTTAACAAACAATTCTTAAATCTTaatccgttttttttttgttcttaaaAGCAGGCTAACAAATTTGAAATTTCATAACCAAATAACCAAAAAATAAATCAGAGTAAATAAAAACTCACCAACCAATTCCAAGTGAAGAAGAAAGGTGGGAGATTTGATCAGATCACCCAATAGCTGACTGCAAACTGcaaattgaggagagagagaatttCAGGAGAAAAAATGgtagttgaggagagagaaaagagggtGAGTACAACAGTCAAAAAGGGACGAGTAGACAGAAGGATGATTTATAGAGATTATTTACCGGTTTAACCCTCCTAACTTTTTTGCAAGCCCAGTGTCAAAAGTGTCAACCGCACGGGGGGGTAAATTTGCCTAACTCTTTTATGACATGCCATTAAAAGATGATAAACAAAAGCATCAATTTGGTGGAGTCATATTATTACTGTTCgggagagtgatggatagctcagttggttagagctttcaTCCCGATTCCAAGTTATcttgggatcgattctcatccccgcccttatGGCTCAttcacacccaaaaaaaaaaaaaaaaatattactgtTCGGATCTACGCATTTGTTCAGGCATCATTTTAATTGTAACTAAGTTAGATCCCGTACAGTGCACGGATTAAACTAAATAAATTTTTTCTCTACTCtgactaatttatttaaaatagtATTTAATGAAACAAAATCATATCAAATTTTATTATGGGTTGTTGGaaaatagataaaattattatttattcgaattataaaGTGATTAGTGCAATATTAGGTGTTAGGGTTTCGACAAAAATACTTAAGTtgggcaaaaaaaaaacctgACCATACCTTTATCAGGTAACTGTTTCTTTTAAAATTGAATGATATCCATAACTGTAACCGTACCCGTAACCGCTACATAAAtggaagaaaataataataaaaaaatgctTGTTTGGATATGCAAATATAATAATAcactctttttttaaaaaactatTGCATGTAGGCTAAgagtataattaattattttttaaaaggtttatgaaaatcaaaacacaatCTTGCTAGTACAGAGTAACAACTTACTACATATATTataacaacaataatatcataaaaaattgatttttccATTTCTgacatatatttttcaaattagtattaatatattatgttaGATTTTTTCCACAATACACATGAAATCGTAAGtttggaagaaaaaaaaataggaaattaaatattttaaaagagtctttaaataaaattttatttaaaaaaatctaAGGACACACCAGGAGATTACATGTGTCGttcctggtgtgtcttttagtatatagtattgatgattgatgattagtattaatatattatgttagattttttttttccacaaTACACATGAAATCGTAAGTTTGgaaaaaaataaggaaattagatattttaaaagaatctttaaataaaattttatttaaaaaaatttaaggaTACACCaggagatgacatgtgtcattcctggtgtgtcttttaatatatagtattgattgattgatcgatgattgattgattttttatttgtaGAATATATTATAAACAGTTGATATTGTTACTAATTCAACATCATTTTATATAATCATATTTgacttttactccctccgtcctgaaATGTTATTTACGTTTTACACGCGTTTCAACGATCAATTAATGTGCATGAAAAATTCttctactccctctgtttctttttgttatttacgtttttgtttttggatgtttcaaaatgttttttacatttccttttatattatcacataaatgttttaatatcctatcaaaatttgtgtcaaatgattattttaaccaattaaattcattgggtaatttaatctctcacacttttctattgggaaattaattttttctcatttttccaatatcagatTTTTTATAAGAGTGaaaatataaataaacgtaattatccttgtttaaatttaaaaaaaaaaaagaatctcaatgcacattaattagtactccctctgttcctattTGTTTTTTCCATTTGAGGTTTGGGgtgaaaattaagaaaattgaatcttctaatgattgggtgtaagagtaatgattgagtgtaagagaaagtaataaagtagtgaaggaaagtaataaagaaatgaaggagagagaagatatttttaataaagtaataaaaaaatcataaaagtggggttggatgGGTGAATgaggaaatgtgaatgaattaaataagggatggtgggaaaatttatggtaaaaagtcatgtccaaaaatagaaacgggaAAAACATATAGGAACGCCCGAAATAGAGACAGGAAGAacatttaggaatggagggagtagttaataaacgtgcaaaaggtcaaacgtaaagaaaaaaaagaaacggatggggtattttttaatttaaacaagGTAATTTACGTTTATTTTTAATGTTTTCATTTTTATCAAAAATATGACATTgggaaaattaaaaatatttaatgCCTCATtggaaaagtgtgaaagatttttaacccaatgaatttaattaattaatataatctttagacacaaattttgatagaatattaaagcatttatatGAAAAGAATATTACATTaaacacaaaaagaatattAATATAATCTTTAGACacaaaaagaaatgtaaatattacATTTTGGGACATCCTAAATGGAATACTTAAAGAATATTTTGGGACGGGTAGAGTAGTAAAAACTTCAAGTCAAACTTGATACTCCGGCGTATATAAATAGTTCCAAAGTCCAAGTGATGCATTTAGAAAACCGGAGTACCTAGGAGTCTTACTACCTATGGGGTACGTAATTCATTAGAGGTTAGAGATATGCTTGGGAGTGGGGATCTCCTTACCTCCCCTACTCCTAAAGTCATAAGGGTGTATGACCTGTAACTATTGGACTAAGACCCCTTTTAGTTCACTTTATTTCTCCTgatttgatctgatctggtctgatcagatctgatctgaacttattttttctgatttgatctggtctggtctgatctgatttgatctaatttttcagaattaagtttaaacaaaaatctatatttattagtatTAAACGACTTATGTGTAAAATAAATGTcagacaaatttataatattgttattatttatttgactttgctcattattcaactattccttatattagatagacctagacAATCTAGATAGATccgttatgatctggacatatcaattctgatctggatatgatctgtacagatcgatTCTGACTTGGGGATGATAGATACAAAtttggttctgatctggatatgatctggACAAATCAGTTCTAATATCGACATGATTAGTAcagatctagacatgatctataTATAgaagttttgatctggacatgatctgtacagataagttctgatttggacatgatctggacatgtcGGTTTTGATCGAAATATTCAaattggacatgatctggataTATGGGTTTTGATATGGACTTGATCTTGGCAAATCAGTACAGATTCAggcatgatctagatagatcgatCCGAATATATCGGTTCTGATCTACACGTATGgacagatcggttctgatctggacatgatctttgtatatcaattctgatatggacatgatctatacagatctggacatgatttgtacaaatcagttttgatctagacatgatctgtatagattagttctgatctggtcatgatttggacataccagttttgatctggtcatgatctatacaaatcaattatgatatggacatgatctttgcagatcaattctgatatgAACATAATATATCTGTAtagagtcgatatctagaccagGTTTAATCTGGatatatcgattctgatctggacataatctgtacaaattagttttgatctgaacatattggttctgtaCATGATTGTAAGaatcggttctgatctagacaagatctttgcatATCTGAACATtttctggacatgatctatacatatCAGTTACGATCTGGATATTATGTGATCATACTGGTTTTGGtctggatatataatggttctaatctgtaaaaatcagttctgatatggacatgatctgatcatattgtttctgatctggacttaatggttttattttggacatgatgaatttgaatattttgttaatgttttttatgccttaaataatagattttaattgcactgAAAATAACATTCTCTTTTATTAaaccaataatagtaataataataataataataataataataataataataataataatagtaataataataataataataataataataataataataataataataataataataataataataataataataataataataatatgatctggtctggtctgatatgatctgaacttattttttctgatctgatctgatctgaacttattttttctgatctgatctgatctgattaaatctgaaataagtaataagatcctgaaataaggtgaactaaacagggcctaactCCTAAGTAATCACGAGGGTTGAAACTTGATCATAATTTTTCTTCTTACTCAAAACAAAAAGAATTGTTATTCGAATAGAGTGTTTCTCCTTtatagggatggcaatgggttgGATCGGATCAGATTTTACGAATCTCATATCCGACACCCACCTTTATACGGACTCAAATTCAGATTTCGATTATATTTATCGAAATTGTGTCAGATTATTTTTCCTCGTATCACGTCGAACTCGGATTATTTTAGCACTTATAATTACAAAAGTAAGAATTTTAATATGTTGTAATGCATTTTTAATATATTTGTTGATAAGGTGGCATTAGAAATTGGTTTGGGATTTACGATCCCAGGTAATATCGGTTCGGAATAGTCATATTTTACACAAACCCCACCCCTACATGGTTATGACCGAATTTCACTTTTCGGATCCGGATAAAAAAAAATGGTCGAATCGAATTCTGACTGAATTGCCTATCCCtactagcaaaaaaaaaaattattactaTCCTATTAGTAACTTTATTttaacttttttgaaaaaaaatctattttgattattttctaGTTGGTTGGCAACTTTATGCACAGAACTACAGTACATGAGTAGGTGGTGTGCATCATTTTAAGTAAGAATGAATGGTTATGATGGTTGAGTTGATGAAGTTGGGTGAGATATCTATGTCAATTTGTCAAACTAGTTTGTTAAGATAGGGCTTCTTGGAAATTGACGATCTTGAGCATTTCGTTGGGTTTATAATGGCAACTTTTGATTTAATTTTCTCGATAAAATAGAGAGAAACTGTGGGAGCCATATTAACTAAAATGAATTTGTCCCTGAAGAAAAAACAAAGCATCTTTATTCTTTAAGGGACCTAGAAAGTAAAATGCAACTTCCATTGAAGTCAGATTAGATTGATTTTTAtctttttcttatttcttttcCTGTAAATTTAAGTTggtgtcaaaaaaaaaaaaaagttaaatgcTCTTGAATAGAAAGTCTCTCCTAATACAGAGACGAAATATATTAATGTGTGTTGATAAAATAAGAAATGGGTAGTTTTGTTCACAAAATGTACGCTCTTGAATAAACATGACATTGGACCGGCCCGGGCCGAAGCACAACATGACCAACACATAAAAGCATGGCCCAACAATATCACGAAGTCATGGCCCTAAGGCCTCAGGGGATCGGCTAGGGTTATATTTTTCTGAAAAAAAGTACGGTATGACATGGCTCGTTACAACAAAGCACATTAAATTGATTGAAACCAGGCTTATGCCGATACACGGCCCGACACGAGGGCATGTGTGGCCCGACGGCCCTTTTGAAATGTTTGGCCCGGCCCGACACGAAAAAAATGGACATGATGTAAACCGATATTATTCAGACCCAAAACACGTGAACTCTACACAATACACGTCCGgatccacaaccatctttatacttcctccgttccggaaatatcgcaccatttgttttttacactatttacactacgactttg encodes:
- the LOC110791098 gene encoding transcription factor bHLH143, which encodes MVELSSSWLWQQHFPSESSVFRNRMIAPVEHRQHEFLPASINPCRVSSNLGLNGFGYSGFPERGHTIEGTGSIQKPVPHQLTQNQCHGEQNPVFPARLDEKPSTCELPCAQQKKYLIFDRSGNETRLIFSSLCPRAENLTTPVPASPAWNLPAEESFGAYHQYVAEKQGKIAEQAWTKTHALCEESGENEIIDEISEMREDTEEINALLYSEDDDDDDDGLDDDDDCDCEEDDDDEVSSGHSPLAKEMRDCEKQEEQECEKDLDNEVGSLERCSKRQKGGVRESPVYYEGVKSNDGDFMNERMMWPTIGSKRPRKDKIHDTLRVLESIIPDLKSKDPLVILDKAISYLKGLKYNAETMSSEDPDSSSSYQPLN